A single genomic interval of Rosistilla ulvae harbors:
- a CDS encoding ATP-binding cassette domain-containing protein: MLIPLGFIVAGIATVLLQDRGLHASPVVLGRYLSVPLPEWLLKMEPLQQLILIGSVGVAIALTQALLLSIFYRIVFHRADSVVAQLHRDTLTRCIEHASTEGVTAQRRRAEHLILNSLPELRCGLIAWYRTTPRRVVILIGCILLAGLVDIWLALLAVVSWLLVWKFYRWLEGMDEPEGSQWELPRSRERLVEMVQEGPMLARLQTGEEFNLLYNAQLQQLLDLQAVRDKTTIRRVPVLLLAATLAIGLLFFALGVNLLDPTSGLTLPAAIVLALSLFGAGMAAASLAKTQHLMQVAADSAATVFSFLDQPTRAGASERLGIGGLNDAIELSHVTLHDGQQQVLANDISLRLEPGSLVALMGSDVAALRAIVELLLGFGRPASGKATLDGMAIADIHPSALGKQVVWVGSDGPIWTGSIEENLRANTDGVTTADLADVTRKVGIYDRIQQLEEGFSAEISPGDSRLEASGRYQVAVARALLAKPAVVIVEELSASQTDLPEDPCLDALQELVKTGTLVVILPHRLRTLRAAERVVLLSNGQIAGEGRHEELLTSSDLYRHLNYQLFNPYRDLK; the protein is encoded by the coding sequence TTGCTGATTCCACTGGGATTTATCGTCGCCGGAATCGCGACCGTCCTGCTGCAGGATCGCGGGTTGCATGCGTCGCCCGTCGTGTTGGGCCGCTATCTGTCGGTCCCGCTGCCCGAGTGGCTGTTGAAGATGGAACCGCTGCAGCAGTTGATCCTGATCGGCAGCGTTGGCGTCGCGATCGCGCTGACCCAAGCGCTGCTGTTATCGATCTTCTATCGGATCGTCTTCCATCGCGCCGACAGCGTCGTCGCGCAACTGCACCGCGATACGTTGACCCGCTGTATCGAACACGCTTCGACCGAAGGAGTCACCGCCCAGCGACGTCGTGCCGAACACTTGATCCTCAACTCGCTGCCCGAACTGCGTTGCGGACTGATCGCTTGGTATCGCACCACGCCCCGCCGCGTCGTGATCCTGATCGGCTGTATCCTGTTGGCCGGACTCGTCGATATCTGGTTGGCACTTTTGGCAGTCGTCAGCTGGTTGCTGGTTTGGAAATTTTATCGCTGGCTCGAAGGCATGGACGAGCCCGAGGGGAGCCAATGGGAACTGCCGCGGTCGCGCGAACGACTTGTCGAGATGGTTCAAGAGGGACCGATGCTGGCACGACTGCAGACCGGCGAAGAGTTTAATCTTCTGTACAACGCCCAACTGCAACAGTTGCTGGATCTGCAAGCGGTCCGCGACAAGACGACGATCCGCCGCGTTCCCGTTCTTTTGTTAGCCGCCACGCTGGCGATCGGTCTGCTCTTTTTCGCGCTCGGCGTCAACCTGCTCGACCCGACTTCGGGACTCACCTTGCCCGCAGCGATCGTTTTGGCACTCAGCCTGTTTGGCGCTGGCATGGCAGCCGCCAGCCTCGCCAAGACGCAGCACTTGATGCAAGTCGCCGCCGATTCCGCAGCAACGGTCTTTTCGTTTCTCGATCAACCGACGCGAGCCGGCGCCAGCGAGCGGCTCGGAATCGGAGGCCTCAACGACGCGATCGAACTCTCGCACGTCACGCTGCACGACGGCCAACAACAAGTCCTGGCCAACGACATCTCGCTGCGACTGGAACCAGGCAGCTTGGTCGCCTTGATGGGATCCGACGTCGCCGCGCTCCGCGCGATCGTCGAACTGCTGCTCGGATTTGGCCGCCCCGCCTCAGGCAAAGCGACACTCGACGGGATGGCGATCGCCGACATCCATCCCAGCGCCCTGGGTAAACAAGTCGTTTGGGTTGGCAGCGACGGGCCGATCTGGACAGGTTCGATCGAAGAGAATTTGCGAGCCAATACCGACGGAGTGACCACGGCTGACCTAGCCGATGTGACTCGGAAGGTTGGTATCTACGATAGGATCCAACAACTCGAAGAGGGCTTTTCAGCAGAGATTTCGCCGGGCGACTCGCGGCTGGAAGCTAGCGGCCGCTATCAAGTCGCCGTCGCTCGGGCACTGTTGGCCAAGCCAGCGGTGGTGATCGTGGAAGAACTCTCCGCCAGCCAGACCGATCTGCCCGAAGATCCCTGCCTCGATGCGCTGCAAGAACTCGTCAAAACGGGAACGCTGGTCGTGATCCTCCCGCATCGCCTGCGAACGCTGCGAGCTGCCGAACGCGTGGTCCTACTGAGCAATGGACAGATCGCCGGCGAGGGGCGACACGAGGAACTGCTCACCAGCAGCGACTTGTACCGTCACTTGAACTATCAACTGTTCAACCCGTACCGCGATTTAAAATAG
- a CDS encoding sulfatase family protein: protein MKRKLLRGLAYAVDTVFPTRILAALCSLGFGIDLALQITNASGILAEGSPLAQFTIAMMAWLWITIAWAIYGLARAADWIQQRGGLLAARLFRVAVGCTLAMVVAISIGSWGLNAQIGRFATLDTLLFLVANPLLSTWDHMGSGERRSIVLASIAAPAVIWAFCWLLRNTPQLSRDRSPRDLRASWVLAGIVLMGIWMPIAGDLSAQRSASRIESVRSRLHPLVTLASSSYDLLAHEPIQAKIDPESLIALEASWTVPPNTARPSVIFVAIESLRSDVVGLRHQGKLVAPNLTRLAAEGLTWNRAYAQSTHSDYADVCIVSSLYPLRTQRHHYYRSDDPWPKTLAFDLFKQAGYATAIMSSQNESWGGMDQFLNVPSLDLFFDSARSNLTTYTSARDPGFALERAVGAFHAGSLYDNQTMDRTLQWIDQQLASQTPYFISMNLQSSHFPYELPPGTEEPFQPARMDRDVTFMYHPPEKTPLVRNAYYNAIHNCDKELGRLVEHLREQGVLNDTILVVLGENGEAFHENGSVGHAREPVEPALHVATVIHAPNLIAPATDDYPLEHVDVLPTVMGLLDWPTHPNLQGSDLLSDQRTPLSQRLIFHHVNSGAALGDAVQWAGRWKLVIDRQRHSIQLFDLETDPQESTDVAGEHPVIASVLHDVLTRWYDQQLAYYRFPAYYQKFYPPQPPTLTDQQLQKLNAAG, encoded by the coding sequence ATGAAACGGAAACTGCTTCGCGGACTGGCGTATGCCGTCGATACGGTCTTCCCGACGCGAATCCTCGCGGCGCTCTGCTCCCTCGGATTTGGAATCGATCTCGCCCTGCAGATCACCAACGCGAGCGGCATCTTGGCCGAAGGCTCGCCGCTGGCGCAATTCACCATCGCGATGATGGCTTGGCTGTGGATCACGATCGCTTGGGCGATCTACGGACTGGCGCGGGCCGCCGACTGGATTCAGCAGCGTGGCGGATTGCTCGCCGCCCGACTGTTCCGCGTGGCCGTCGGTTGCACTCTGGCGATGGTCGTTGCGATCAGCATTGGCAGCTGGGGGCTGAACGCTCAAATCGGTCGCTTCGCCACTTTGGATACGCTGCTGTTTCTCGTCGCCAACCCGCTTCTCTCGACTTGGGATCACATGGGTTCGGGCGAGCGGCGATCGATCGTCTTGGCAAGTATCGCCGCTCCGGCGGTGATCTGGGCTTTTTGCTGGTTGTTGCGGAATACGCCGCAGCTGTCTCGCGACCGCTCGCCGCGCGATCTTCGCGCCAGCTGGGTCCTTGCCGGAATCGTGCTGATGGGGATTTGGATGCCAATCGCTGGCGATCTCAGTGCCCAGCGATCGGCGTCACGGATCGAATCGGTGCGCAGCCGCTTGCATCCGCTGGTCACGCTCGCCTCTTCCAGCTACGACCTGTTGGCTCATGAACCGATCCAGGCGAAGATCGATCCGGAATCGTTGATCGCTCTCGAAGCATCCTGGACCGTACCGCCGAACACCGCGCGGCCATCGGTGATCTTCGTTGCTATCGAATCGCTGCGATCGGACGTTGTCGGCTTGCGGCACCAGGGCAAACTGGTCGCTCCCAATCTGACTCGCCTGGCGGCCGAAGGACTCACTTGGAATCGAGCCTACGCGCAATCGACGCACAGCGATTATGCGGACGTCTGCATCGTTTCGTCCCTCTATCCGCTGCGGACTCAGCGGCATCATTATTATCGCAGCGACGATCCGTGGCCGAAGACGTTGGCTTTCGATCTGTTCAAACAAGCGGGCTACGCGACAGCGATCATGTCCAGCCAGAACGAATCGTGGGGCGGGATGGATCAATTCCTGAACGTCCCTTCGTTGGACCTGTTCTTCGATTCGGCTCGCAGCAACCTGACGACCTACACATCGGCTCGCGATCCCGGGTTTGCGTTGGAGCGAGCGGTGGGAGCGTTCCACGCTGGCAGTCTGTACGACAACCAAACGATGGACCGCACGCTGCAATGGATCGACCAGCAGCTTGCCAGTCAGACACCCTATTTCATCAGCATGAATCTGCAGAGTTCGCACTTTCCGTATGAGTTGCCGCCGGGGACGGAGGAGCCGTTTCAGCCGGCGCGGATGGATCGCGACGTGACGTTTATGTACCATCCGCCGGAGAAGACGCCGCTGGTTCGCAACGCCTATTACAATGCGATCCACAACTGCGACAAGGAGCTTGGCCGGTTGGTGGAACATCTCCGCGAGCAAGGCGTTTTGAACGATACGATCTTGGTCGTGTTGGGTGAAAACGGGGAAGCGTTCCACGAAAACGGATCGGTGGGGCACGCCCGCGAGCCGGTCGAACCGGCGCTGCATGTGGCCACGGTGATCCACGCTCCTAACCTCATCGCACCGGCGACCGACGATTATCCGCTGGAACATGTCGACGTGTTGCCAACCGTGATGGGGCTGCTCGATTGGCCGACGCATCCCAATTTGCAAGGTAGCGATCTGTTGTCGGATCAGCGAACGCCCTTGTCGCAGCGGCTGATCTTTCATCACGTCAACAGCGGCGCCGCTCTCGGCGATGCAGTTCAGTGGGCCGGCCGATGGAAGCTGGTGATCGATCGCCAGCGTCATTCTATTCAACTGTTCGATTTGGAAACCGACCCGCAGGAATCGACCGACGTGGCGGGCGAACACCCCGTGATTGCGTCGGTCCTGCACGATGTGCTTACCCGTTGGTACGATCAACAATTGGCCTACTACCGCTTCCCCGCCTACTACCAAAAATTCTACCCGCCCCAACCGCCAACTCTCACAGACCAGCAGCTTCAGAAGTTGAATGCTGCAGGTTGA
- a CDS encoding mechanosensitive ion channel family protein, with protein MQNEEPANAGEAAANGVSENLDVLKEEATNAFSNAMQGDFSGLIEMSMVYLPKAVLVVLGVIVAYFVAKFVSRIAGTPVRRRVDETLGRFVSKVVFYSIMICVLLGVAGSVGINVTSFAAVLGAAGFAVGLAFQGTLGNFASGILLLVFRPFKVGDVISAAGIVAKVNEIDLFTTTFDTPDNRRIIVPNSQIAGGTIENISFHKERRVDVAVGTEYSASLDLTRETLSKAAESLNDKMLTGEGRGYQIVLGDLGDSAVAWTVRFWTRAEDYWGVKESLTRAVKNGLDEAGIGIPFPQLDVNLTGGSADTEGTGDGKIKPRLRQ; from the coding sequence ATGCAAAACGAAGAGCCAGCAAACGCGGGAGAAGCCGCGGCCAATGGAGTTAGCGAAAATCTGGATGTGCTCAAGGAAGAAGCCACCAACGCGTTCAGCAATGCGATGCAAGGCGATTTCTCGGGGCTGATCGAGATGTCGATGGTCTATCTGCCCAAGGCCGTGTTGGTCGTCTTGGGGGTTATCGTCGCCTATTTTGTCGCCAAATTTGTCTCGCGGATCGCCGGCACGCCGGTCCGCCGCCGTGTCGACGAAACGCTAGGCCGCTTTGTCTCCAAGGTCGTCTTCTACTCGATCATGATCTGCGTGTTGTTGGGGGTTGCCGGATCGGTTGGCATCAATGTCACCAGTTTCGCAGCGGTTTTGGGTGCCGCTGGTTTTGCAGTTGGGCTAGCCTTCCAAGGGACGCTTGGCAATTTCGCCTCCGGTATCCTGTTGCTGGTCTTCCGTCCCTTTAAAGTCGGCGACGTGATCTCGGCAGCTGGGATCGTTGCCAAGGTCAACGAGATCGATCTCTTTACGACGACCTTTGACACGCCCGACAACCGTCGGATCATCGTTCCCAACAGCCAGATCGCCGGCGGCACGATCGAGAACATCTCGTTCCATAAAGAGCGACGCGTCGACGTGGCGGTCGGCACCGAATATTCGGCCAGCCTGGATCTGACCCGCGAGACGCTTTCCAAAGCCGCCGAATCGCTCAACGACAAGATGCTCACCGGCGAAGGGCGTGGCTACCAGATCGTCCTGGGCGACTTGGGAGACAGTGCGGTCGCTTGGACCGTCCGCTTCTGGACGCGCGCCGAAGACTACTGGGGCGTCAAGGAATCGTTGACTCGAGCTGTCAAGAACGGCCTGGACGAAGCGGGTATCGGGATTCCGTTCCCGCAACTGGATGTCAATTTGACGGGTGGCTCGGCCGATACGGAAGGCACTGGCGACGGCAAGATCAAGCCGCGTCTGCGCCAGTAA
- a CDS encoding sulfatase, with product MVAQAMRADADDTRPNVLFIVSDDLNNSLGCYGHPIVKSPNIDRLAARGVRFDRAYCQYPLCGPSRNSMLTGLYPNSTGIHANSLIFRQTIPRHHSLSQAFRLDGYFAGRIGKLYHYNVPKSVGTNGHDDPGSWELELNPAGCDRLEEEPEIFSLRKGSFGGTLSWLASSRPDEDHTDAMLADDAHWVLQRCAKRRDRPFFLAVGFYRPHTPYVAPKKYFEPYPLDQMPLVQGWEEDQKDIPKLGLGSHKKDHELLTDDLRRQAIQAYYASISFMDAQVGRLLDSLDELGLADNTIVVFTSDHGYHMGEHGLWQKMSLFEESARVPLIIAGPGVAKPGSVAKSPVGLIDLYPTLTKACDVPSPENLQGQDLQPMLADPSAKGRGWTISQVKRGGKPPVFGYTIRTPDWRYTQWGDKGANGEELYDHRSDPQELTNLANDSAQAAVIADLKQKIELAIGETFPGSGEIPSVRPGVWAPNLTNP from the coding sequence GTGGTGGCCCAGGCAATGCGAGCCGACGCGGACGACACCCGCCCGAACGTCCTGTTCATCGTCTCCGATGACCTCAACAATTCGCTCGGTTGCTACGGGCATCCGATCGTTAAATCGCCGAACATCGATCGACTGGCCGCTCGCGGTGTCCGGTTCGACCGCGCCTACTGCCAGTACCCGCTGTGTGGTCCCAGCCGCAATTCGATGCTCACCGGCCTGTATCCCAACAGCACCGGGATCCATGCCAACAGCCTGATCTTTCGGCAAACGATCCCGCGACACCACAGCCTCTCGCAAGCGTTCCGGTTGGATGGCTACTTCGCCGGCCGGATCGGCAAACTGTATCACTACAACGTTCCCAAAAGCGTTGGTACGAACGGGCACGATGATCCTGGATCGTGGGAACTGGAACTGAATCCCGCCGGCTGCGATCGGCTGGAGGAGGAACCGGAGATCTTCTCGTTGCGGAAGGGGAGCTTCGGCGGCACGCTCAGCTGGCTCGCATCGTCACGGCCTGACGAAGATCACACCGACGCGATGTTGGCCGACGACGCTCATTGGGTGCTGCAGCGATGTGCCAAGCGACGCGATCGCCCGTTCTTTTTGGCTGTTGGTTTCTACCGACCGCACACGCCCTACGTGGCTCCCAAAAAGTACTTCGAGCCCTATCCGTTGGATCAAATGCCCCTGGTTCAAGGTTGGGAAGAAGACCAGAAGGACATCCCGAAACTGGGCCTAGGGAGTCACAAGAAGGATCACGAGCTGTTGACCGACGACCTGCGACGGCAAGCGATCCAGGCCTACTACGCCAGCATCTCGTTCATGGATGCTCAAGTCGGACGGCTGTTGGATTCGCTCGACGAACTGGGCCTAGCGGACAACACGATCGTCGTCTTCACAAGCGACCATGGCTACCACATGGGCGAACATGGCTTGTGGCAGAAGATGAGTCTGTTCGAGGAGAGTGCTCGCGTGCCGTTGATCATCGCGGGCCCCGGCGTGGCCAAGCCGGGTTCGGTGGCCAAGTCGCCCGTTGGCCTGATCGATTTGTATCCGACGCTGACCAAAGCGTGCGATGTTCCGAGTCCGGAAAACCTGCAAGGTCAGGACCTGCAACCGATGCTAGCTGATCCGTCGGCAAAGGGGCGTGGATGGACGATCAGCCAAGTCAAACGTGGCGGCAAACCGCCGGTCTTTGGCTACACGATCCGTACGCCCGATTGGCGTTATACGCAGTGGGGCGACAAGGGGGCCAATGGGGAAGAGCTGTACGATCATCGCAGCGATCCTCAAGAGCTGACGAATCTGGCTAACGATTCGGCTCAGGCCGCCGTGATCGCCGACCTCAAGCAAAAGATCGAACTGGCAATCGGGGAAACCTTCCCTGGATCGGGCGAGATCCCCAGCGTCCGACCTGGCGTCTGGGCTCCTAATCTCACCAATCCTTGA
- a CDS encoding DUF4070 domain-containing protein, with translation MATIAIVNPLFEVSYWGMEHAQAIMGTRANMPVASLPLLAALTPEEHDVTLIDENVEPLDFDRLAQFDIVGVTGMSVQRFRMDEIIHELKDRGVFVALGGPWVTVEEEYFDDRPDVIFIGEAETTWPKFLEDWKTGDHQKRYEQTDRTDMTTVPTPRHDLLKNKHYMFGSLQFSRGCPFQCEFCDIIVTFGRKPRIKLASQIINELECLRSEGMRIAFIVDDNLIGNKRGIKPVLEEVAQWQERNGYPLAFMTEASLDLCEDEELMELMARCNIQAVFIGIESPNEESLKETKKFQNVRERGGTLLEKIHQIQDFGIEVWCGLIVGFDNDKPDIFAMQTKFLKESRIALAMVGLLHAIPKTPLHARLRQEGRLDLNDDQPFGTNVIPKQMSRETLRAGYMKTMFDAYTPDVYFDRLDQLYIQDRFRLRAFETEAFRKRPLLRLRHAAFYTVGFGVLFWKLMRGTPDRGLRKIYRQRILNLVRHRFTTPSVCFYYVTKCAMHYHQHKMTQQMIEHPDTFVSTIGKSMRTRREATIEQQATLPVLRNDPPQTASAAECPPHAARSHSR, from the coding sequence ATGGCTACGATTGCGATCGTCAATCCGCTGTTTGAAGTTTCGTATTGGGGAATGGAACACGCTCAAGCGATCATGGGGACGCGAGCGAACATGCCGGTCGCCAGTCTGCCGCTGCTGGCGGCGCTGACGCCCGAAGAGCACGACGTCACGCTGATCGATGAAAATGTCGAGCCGCTCGACTTCGATCGACTCGCCCAATTCGATATCGTCGGCGTCACGGGGATGAGCGTCCAGCGGTTCCGCATGGACGAGATCATCCACGAATTAAAAGACCGCGGCGTCTTTGTCGCCTTGGGCGGTCCCTGGGTGACCGTCGAAGAGGAATACTTCGACGACCGTCCCGATGTGATTTTTATCGGCGAAGCGGAAACGACATGGCCCAAGTTTCTCGAAGATTGGAAAACGGGAGACCATCAGAAACGCTACGAACAAACCGATCGGACCGATATGACAACGGTCCCCACCCCGCGGCACGATCTGCTGAAAAACAAACACTACATGTTTGGCAGCCTGCAGTTCTCCCGCGGCTGTCCGTTCCAATGCGAATTCTGCGACATCATCGTCACCTTTGGTCGCAAGCCGCGGATCAAACTCGCCTCGCAGATCATTAACGAACTAGAGTGCCTGCGCAGCGAAGGGATGCGGATTGCGTTTATCGTCGACGACAATCTGATCGGGAATAAGCGTGGTATCAAACCGGTGCTGGAAGAGGTCGCCCAGTGGCAGGAGCGAAACGGATACCCGCTGGCTTTTATGACCGAAGCTTCGTTGGATCTGTGTGAAGACGAAGAGCTGATGGAATTGATGGCCCGCTGCAACATCCAAGCTGTCTTTATCGGAATCGAAAGCCCCAACGAGGAATCGCTGAAGGAGACGAAGAAGTTTCAAAACGTCCGCGAGCGTGGCGGCACGCTGTTGGAAAAGATTCACCAGATTCAAGACTTCGGGATCGAGGTCTGGTGCGGGCTGATCGTCGGATTCGACAACGACAAGCCCGACATCTTTGCGATGCAGACGAAGTTCTTGAAAGAGTCGCGGATCGCGCTGGCGATGGTCGGGCTGTTGCACGCGATTCCCAAGACGCCACTGCATGCAAGACTGAGGCAAGAGGGCCGGTTGGACCTGAACGACGACCAACCTTTTGGGACCAACGTAATCCCAAAACAGATGTCGCGAGAAACGCTCCGCGCCGGATACATGAAGACGATGTTCGATGCGTATACGCCCGACGTCTACTTCGATCGCTTGGACCAACTGTACATCCAAGACCGATTCCGGCTGAGAGCTTTCGAAACCGAAGCTTTCCGAAAACGGCCCCTGCTGCGGCTGCGACACGCAGCGTTTTATACAGTCGGCTTTGGCGTCTTGTTCTGGAAATTGATGCGTGGCACTCCCGATCGGGGCCTCCGCAAAATCTATCGCCAGCGGATCTTGAACCTCGTCAGGCATCGTTTCACCACTCCTTCGGTCTGTTTTTATTACGTCACCAAGTGTGCGATGCATTACCATCAACACAAAATGACCCAACAGATGATCGAACATCCCGACACCTTTGTTTCGACGATTGGAAAGTCGATGCGCACCCGTCGCGAAGCTACAATAGAGCAGCAGGCTACGCTGCCGGTTTTGAGGAACGATCCGCCGCAAACCGCATCCGCCGCTGAATGTCCGCCGCACGCGGCGCGATCCCACTCACGTTGA
- a CDS encoding coiled-coil domain-containing protein encodes MVISIVLFILVGLGIGHLIWYRDRSEEEARMLHLEARYRKLRAITRQRKRQHAQQDRDWKESRTQWEAIRDQNKELTRIKRDLEIKANEAIGQQELLSQQAQAAVDDAAREAAQRDRLMQELNDANRAKANATADAKRLDSELESLRLQLDQTRHEHEVRQNELNQNVDKRETLQRSLDQAREQVLNLQSDNQQLDAELEQLRLQREQSLGEIAAQHDQEIAAFKRQLAEQESEHSGAKKTHALEIVKLTEQLTADHQLTLTETSQKFSEQLQTVQAERDQQKALRDKEAEAFQRQLADLKSELGNAHTAKLTDIAAKHRVEIESLQAKLKQQATHNENSNAAFNQQLAETKDQLTREHEATLAEATGKHQRELASLQDQLKQQAAGSETKDLTYQQQLSELKSQLTRDHEATLAEATAKHQRELESLQNQLKQHAADSDNKTATYEQRLAALKTEWSQTHETKLAEAANKHQQELARLKQQIGDQGKTALADATAEFEKQIETLAGELAATTSQSQAKHDSATNTIKRLSEQCQSLQDLVTQGKTKSEQLTNELAARDESLANLQQEVGDVQSQRDALRAECAELKTKQEQLQSQREELQHHCDDLHKEVKASEELQETIERQVVQVKQLVAQRDGAMDRANGLEETLADVDAKLIASEQSHDQLKQDLDEVKTERDAVLSKLNGLTDANKQLKAQVEATETELSEVAAKAAMLSDLERQRDEATLKLQSANDTNASMQKQLNETDRELKRHEKLVAELETNRDALTADAESLRTDTETLRSQIAQLTNDLAGMEKLRPRLAEMTKTLEHAEDRNAQLQATVKELKSQQKEMAGQIQQIEPLQQLQTQTKQQLTQAVEEHLETAKLLERQSNRVQELQTKVAEFSQLHPQVQSLRKQLEDTTGHLRDVTEDYNASLDANAEAERRIIDLQTRLSERAETIRELRRSRGAIDMVEQETAAETPDVLPFKPRDKAA; translated from the coding sequence ATGGTCATCTCAATCGTCCTCTTCATCCTGGTTGGCTTGGGCATCGGCCACTTGATTTGGTACCGAGATCGGTCCGAGGAAGAGGCGCGAATGCTGCACCTCGAGGCCCGTTACCGCAAGCTCCGCGCGATCACTCGGCAACGCAAGCGCCAACATGCCCAACAAGATCGCGACTGGAAGGAATCCCGAACGCAATGGGAAGCGATCCGCGATCAGAATAAAGAACTGACCCGAATCAAACGGGATCTGGAAATCAAAGCGAACGAAGCGATCGGTCAACAAGAACTGTTGAGCCAACAGGCCCAAGCGGCGGTTGACGACGCAGCGCGAGAAGCCGCTCAACGCGATCGATTGATGCAGGAATTGAACGACGCTAACCGCGCCAAAGCCAACGCTACGGCGGACGCAAAACGCTTGGACAGCGAACTGGAAAGTTTGCGGCTACAGTTGGATCAAACGCGCCACGAGCACGAGGTGCGGCAAAACGAACTGAACCAAAATGTCGACAAGCGTGAAACGCTGCAACGGTCGTTGGATCAAGCCCGCGAACAAGTCCTGAACTTGCAGAGCGACAATCAGCAGCTGGACGCTGAATTAGAACAGCTTCGCTTGCAACGCGAGCAATCGCTCGGTGAAATCGCAGCCCAACACGATCAAGAGATCGCGGCGTTCAAGCGTCAGTTGGCTGAACAAGAAAGCGAGCACAGCGGGGCGAAGAAAACGCACGCCCTTGAAATCGTCAAGCTGACCGAACAATTGACTGCCGATCATCAGCTGACGCTGACCGAGACGTCGCAGAAATTCAGCGAACAACTGCAAACCGTCCAAGCGGAACGCGATCAACAGAAGGCGTTGCGCGACAAAGAGGCCGAAGCTTTCCAACGGCAGCTCGCCGACCTGAAGTCGGAACTGGGCAATGCCCACACTGCCAAGCTTACGGATATCGCAGCGAAACATCGCGTCGAAATCGAATCGCTGCAAGCAAAACTGAAACAACAAGCGACGCACAACGAAAACAGCAACGCCGCATTCAACCAACAACTGGCGGAAACCAAGGACCAACTGACTCGCGAACACGAGGCGACGTTGGCCGAAGCGACGGGCAAGCATCAGCGCGAACTCGCATCGCTGCAGGACCAACTGAAGCAACAAGCGGCAGGTAGCGAAACCAAGGATCTCACGTACCAACAACAGTTGTCCGAACTGAAGTCGCAACTGACTCGCGATCACGAAGCGACGTTGGCCGAAGCGACAGCCAAGCATCAGCGCGAACTCGAATCGCTTCAGAACCAGTTGAAGCAGCACGCAGCGGATAGCGACAACAAGACGGCCACTTACGAACAACGACTGGCCGCACTGAAGACCGAGTGGTCGCAGACTCACGAAACCAAGCTGGCCGAAGCGGCAAACAAGCACCAGCAAGAATTGGCGCGTCTGAAGCAACAAATCGGAGATCAAGGCAAAACGGCATTGGCCGATGCAACCGCTGAATTCGAAAAGCAGATCGAGACCCTGGCGGGGGAATTGGCAGCGACAACCAGCCAGTCTCAGGCCAAGCACGATTCGGCGACCAACACGATCAAACGCTTGAGCGAACAGTGCCAGTCCTTACAAGACTTGGTCACGCAAGGCAAAACGAAGTCGGAACAATTGACCAACGAACTCGCCGCGAGGGATGAATCGTTGGCGAACCTGCAACAAGAAGTGGGCGATGTGCAATCGCAACGCGACGCGTTGCGGGCCGAATGTGCCGAACTGAAGACGAAGCAAGAACAACTGCAATCGCAACGCGAAGAATTGCAGCACCACTGCGACGATTTGCACAAGGAAGTCAAAGCGTCCGAGGAACTGCAGGAGACGATCGAACGGCAGGTCGTCCAGGTCAAGCAATTGGTTGCACAACGCGATGGGGCGATGGATCGTGCCAATGGGCTCGAAGAGACGCTGGCGGATGTCGATGCGAAACTGATCGCTAGCGAACAATCGCACGATCAACTGAAGCAGGACCTCGACGAAGTGAAGACCGAACGCGATGCCGTGTTGTCGAAACTGAACGGTCTTACCGATGCAAACAAGCAATTGAAGGCCCAGGTTGAAGCGACCGAGACCGAACTGAGCGAGGTCGCGGCCAAGGCGGCGATGCTTTCGGACCTGGAACGTCAACGCGACGAAGCGACACTCAAATTGCAGTCGGCCAACGACACCAACGCGAGCATGCAGAAGCAGCTCAACGAAACCGATCGCGAGCTGAAGCGACATGAAAAATTGGTCGCGGAACTGGAAACCAACCGCGATGCATTGACCGCAGACGCCGAATCGCTGCGGACCGATACCGAAACGCTGCGATCGCAGATCGCACAACTGACCAACGATCTCGCTGGGATGGAAAAGCTGCGACCACGTTTGGCGGAGATGACCAAAACGCTGGAACATGCGGAAGATCGCAATGCACAACTGCAAGCGACGGTCAAAGAACTGAAGTCGCAACAAAAAGAGATGGCAGGGCAGATCCAACAGATCGAACCGTTGCAGCAGCTGCAGACGCAGACGAAACAACAATTGACCCAGGCGGTTGAAGAGCACCTGGAAACGGCCAAGCTGTTGGAGCGGCAATCCAACCGTGTCCAAGAACTGCAGACCAAGGTCGCTGAGTTCTCACAATTGCATCCTCAGGTCCAATCGCTTCGCAAACAGTTGGAAGATACGACGGGCCATCTGCGCGATGTCACCGAAGACTACAACGCCAGCCTCGACGCAAACGCCGAAGCGGAACGCAGGATCATCGACTTGCAAACCCGGCTGAGCGAACGTGCTGAAACGATTCGCGAACTGCGTCGCAGCCGCGGGGCTATCGATATGGTGGAACAGGAAACGGCGGCGGAAACGCCCGACGTGCTCCCCTTCAAACCACGGGACAAAGCTGCGTAA